One window from the genome of Nicotiana sylvestris chromosome 9, ASM39365v2, whole genome shotgun sequence encodes:
- the LOC138877491 gene encoding uncharacterized protein, translating into MTPAELKELKEQLKDLLEKGFIRPSTSPWGTLVLFVWKKDGSLRMCIDYRQLKKRWWYDVNILYHPRKANVVADALSRRFMGSLAHVEAEERQLTREIHQLASLGVQLVDSGNGGVVLQNTTKSSLIAEAKERQYEDPELVELRERVPQQKKPLLELKGVGVLRYRGRLCVPELVGLQDRIMSEAHYSWYSIHPVSTKMYHDIKEVYW; encoded by the exons ATGACACCTGccgaattgaaggagttgaaggagcagttaaaagatttactagagaaaggtttcatcagacCTAGTACCTCACCTTGGGGTACATTGGTACTATTTGTATGGAAGAAAGATGGCTCGttgaggatgtgtatcgattataggcaactgaaaaAG AGGTGGTGGtacgatgttaacattctctaccatccaaggaaagctaatgttgtagcagatgccttaagtcgCCGATTCatgggtagcttagcacatgtagaggccgaagaaagacaattaactagagagattcatcaattggcttcTTTGGGGGTTCAGTTAGTGGACTCTGGTAATggaggagttgtactccaaaatactacaaaatcatctctcatagctgaagCAAAGGAAAGGCAGTACGAGGACCCAGAGTTAGTCGAGTTGAGAGAGCGGGTTCCACAACAGAAGAAGCCATTATTAGAACTCAAAGGAGTTGGGGTTCTTAGATACAGGGGTCGTTTGTGTGTTCCAGAATTAGTAGGGCTACAAGACaggattatgtcagaggcacattattcgtggtactccattcaccctgtgtcgacaaagatgtatcatgacattaaggaggtGTATTGGTGA
- the LOC138877492 gene encoding uncharacterized protein, with protein MPRRVIPEAWDLEPVTSLKIGRHLAKDNVDRSPDKCRNLPRNAPVVDQAQQRVIAQLQSHPKTPSTVAPETASPAKQVPERSMNNGSVADPAIVKMLEDLTKRIESGEKMIATNDKKIKTYNSKVDQIPGAPPVLKGLDLKKFIQRSFPEEAAPKPIPKKFRMPELPKYNGTTDPNEHATAYAYAIKGNDTKNDEIESVLLKKFEETLSKGAMMWYHNLAHNSIDSFTMLADSFVKAHAGAIKVATRKSDIFKIKQRENEMLREFVSLFQMLEPSPKA; from the exons ATGCCTCGAAGGGTGATCCCAGAAGCCTGGGATCTCGAGCCAGTCACTTCCCTCAAGATAGGCCGGCACCTTGCCAAGGATAATGTCGACCGAAGCCCCGACAAATGCAGAAATCTTCCGAGGAATGCACCCGTTGTCGATCAG gcacagCAACGGGTCATTGCCcagttgcaaagccatccgaagactcccagcacagtcgCACCAGAGACAGCTTCCCCCGCCAAGCAAGTACCCGAAAGGTCAATGAATAACGGGTCAGTGGCCGACCCTGCCatagtgaagatgctcgaggacctcaccaaaaggatcgaatctgGTGAGAAAATGATTGCAACCAACGATAAAAAAATCAAGACCTACAACTCTAAGGTGGATCAGATCCCGGGAGCACCCCCGGTCCTAAAAGGTTTGGATTTGAAAAAGTTCATACAGaggtcgttccccgaggaagcggccccgaagcccattcctaaaaagttcagaatgccggaactccctaaaTACAATGGTACCACCGACCCCAACGAACACGCTACTGCCTATGCCTACGCAATAAAAGGCAATGATACAAagaatgatgagatcgagtctgtattgctGAAAAAATTCGAAGAAACGctttcgaagggggccatgatgtggtatcacaacttggctcacaactccatagattcattcaccATGTTAGCGGACTCCTTCGTAAAAGCACATGctggagccatcaaggtagcaacgaggaagtctgacattttcaaaatcaagcaaagagagaatgaGATGCTGCGGGAATTCGTGTCCCTCTTCCAAATGCTGGAGCCTTCACCTAAGGCCTGA
- the LOC138877493 gene encoding uncharacterized protein, whose amino-acid sequence MRKMVDNYNQWHEKLPFALLGYRTTVRTSTGATPYLLVYGTKVVIPAEVEIPSLRIIQEAKLSDAEWVQSRYEQMALIDENIMNAVCHGQLYQNRMTRAFNKKVRPRKSTPGKLVLKRIFPHQDEAKGKFSPNWQGPYMVHRVLTGGALILAEMDGEIWPKPINADIVKRYYI is encoded by the coding sequence ATGAGGAAAATGGTGGATAATTACAatcaatggcatgagaagttgccatTTGCTCTGCTCGGGTATcgtaccacagttcgcacatcaactggggcaactccttaCCTGCTGGTCTATGGTACTAAAGTTGTTATTCCCGCCGAAGTGGAAATTCCTTCtctaagaatcatacaagaagctaagctcagtgatgcagaatgggtacAGAGTCGATATGAACAAATGGCTCTCATTGATGAAAATATAATGAATGCGGTCTGTCAcggtcaactctaccagaacagaatgacgagagctttcaacaaaaaggtcagaCCAAGGAAATCCACACCAGGGAAGTTGGTACTAAAACGGATCTTCccacatcaggatgaagccaaagggaagttttcacccaactggcaaggtccttacatggttcatcgagtactaacaggaggagcactcatacttgccgaaatggatggagaaatttggccaaaacctatcaacgCAGAtatagtcaagagatactatatttaa